One window from the genome of Streptomyces sp. WZ-12 encodes:
- a CDS encoding alpha/beta hydrolase, whose product MGLTSQSLEITVIVLAVACVAATVWLWPRLSRNGWRHVLGRLGAIVVTQLSIVSALALAVNANFEFYGNWDELLGNNEQAPAAVSQGDGQYATVGNIKGGLIQPAGPQGLDRVTGLPKGPADKVGKVESVRIIGRRTRAINPAFVYLPPQYFQQQFHRQRFPVMVVISGYPGGIMNLAQHLQIPQNAGRLIAQGKMQPTVLVMVRPTIAPPRDTECVDVPGGPQAETFFTKDLPDAMKSAYRVGHDPSAWGAFGYSSGGTCSLQLAMRNPTAYTSAVSLSGDYAIKDDLTTGSLFGPGPTGAQHQREHDLQWRLKNLPAPQISALVASSRQGESDYGATMDFIHAVKPPMRVDSIILPRGSHQFGTWRREVVPALEWQSQQLTFPQDTEPNKPTPGQAKGVSKAQTPAEDRSHKRVEAEHPQG is encoded by the coding sequence ATGGGGCTGACCAGTCAGTCGCTCGAAATCACGGTGATCGTGCTGGCGGTGGCCTGTGTTGCCGCGACGGTGTGGCTCTGGCCCCGGCTGTCGCGCAACGGCTGGCGCCATGTGCTGGGGAGGTTGGGGGCCATCGTGGTCACCCAGCTTTCGATCGTGTCCGCGCTCGCCCTCGCCGTGAACGCGAACTTCGAGTTCTACGGCAACTGGGACGAGTTGCTGGGCAACAACGAGCAGGCCCCGGCCGCGGTGAGTCAGGGGGACGGGCAGTACGCCACGGTCGGCAACATCAAGGGCGGACTGATCCAACCCGCCGGCCCGCAGGGGCTCGACCGGGTGACCGGACTGCCGAAGGGGCCCGCCGACAAGGTGGGCAAGGTCGAGTCCGTACGGATCATCGGCCGCCGCACCCGGGCCATCAACCCGGCCTTCGTGTATCTGCCGCCGCAGTACTTCCAACAGCAGTTCCACCGGCAGCGGTTCCCCGTCATGGTCGTCATCAGCGGCTACCCGGGTGGGATCATGAACCTCGCGCAGCACCTCCAGATCCCGCAGAACGCGGGCCGGTTGATTGCGCAGGGCAAGATGCAGCCGACCGTGCTGGTGATGGTGCGGCCCACCATCGCGCCGCCGCGCGACACCGAGTGCGTCGACGTGCCGGGCGGTCCGCAGGCCGAGACGTTCTTCACCAAGGACCTCCCGGACGCCATGAAGTCGGCCTACCGGGTGGGCCACGACCCCAGCGCCTGGGGCGCGTTCGGGTACTCCTCGGGCGGCACCTGCTCGCTCCAACTGGCGATGCGCAACCCGACGGCGTACACCTCGGCGGTCTCGCTCTCCGGCGACTACGCGATCAAGGACGACCTCACCACCGGCAGCCTCTTCGGCCCCGGGCCGACCGGCGCCCAGCATCAGCGCGAGCACGACCTCCAGTGGCGGCTGAAGAACCTGCCGGCGCCGCAGATCTCCGCGCTGGTGGCCAGCAGTCGCCAGGGCGAGTCGGACTACGGCGCCACCATGGACTTCATCCACGCGGTGAAGCCGCCGATGCGGGTCGACTCGATCATCCTGCCCCGCGGTAGCCACCAGTTCGGGACCTGGCGGCGGGAGGTCGTCCCGGCCCTGGAGTGGCAGAGCCAGCAGTTGACGTTCCCGCAGGACACCGAGCCGAACAAGCCGACGCCGGGTCAGGCGAAGGGGGTGTCCAAGGCGCAGACGCCCGCCGAGGACCGGTCCCACAAGCGGGTTGAGGCCGAGCACCCCCAGGGGTGA
- a CDS encoding vWA domain-containing protein: MGIRSLLRNAFGRSKAARNESPDARKNTDKPEAVTIPEAREESTPAPVVPPTAPPEAEVPAARTAPAEPAPAAAPKTASLPAQSSPVDRAPEPAAKAAAPAATETPVRDEPTAVREAPKPAADATAPKDEAAAKDLDEPRPGAEAGAPVAPDSAADLVSQAFDNPATTAEGDSEPKPAAQPEQEKEEQKETVAAAVTPQKVVDEAPAAADEAAEAPTPAAAPDAQAAEPADEAPAPANPVAATAPALLPLHEAARATLEKHGLAAQRATVYLVLDRSGSMRNYYKDGTVQHLAEQALGLSVHLDEQATVPVVFFSTDVDGTADLDLATYEDRIDELHSGLGHMGRTNYHWAIEAVVTHYKKSGSTDPAFVIFQTDGAPTSKPAAERALCQAAQLPIFWQFIGFGDPDAKGFDFLRKLDDLTIPEKRVVDNAGFFHAGRDPRSLSHEELYQQLMVEFPEWLAEARAAKVLKDS; encoded by the coding sequence ATGGGCATTCGGAGTCTGCTGCGCAACGCTTTCGGTCGTTCAAAGGCGGCCCGCAACGAATCCCCCGACGCCCGGAAGAACACCGACAAGCCGGAGGCGGTGACGATCCCGGAGGCCCGCGAGGAATCCACCCCGGCTCCGGTCGTCCCGCCCACCGCGCCCCCGGAAGCCGAGGTCCCGGCCGCCCGCACGGCGCCCGCCGAGCCGGCGCCCGCGGCGGCCCCGAAGACCGCCTCACTTCCCGCCCAGAGCAGCCCGGTTGACCGTGCGCCGGAGCCCGCGGCGAAGGCGGCGGCCCCGGCGGCGACCGAGACTCCCGTACGGGACGAGCCGACGGCCGTCCGCGAGGCGCCGAAGCCGGCGGCCGACGCGACCGCGCCCAAGGACGAGGCCGCCGCCAAGGACCTCGATGAGCCGCGGCCGGGCGCCGAGGCCGGCGCGCCCGTCGCCCCTGACTCCGCCGCCGACCTGGTCAGCCAGGCGTTCGACAATCCGGCGACCACCGCGGAGGGCGACTCCGAGCCGAAGCCGGCGGCCCAGCCGGAGCAGGAGAAGGAAGAGCAGAAGGAGACGGTCGCGGCGGCGGTGACGCCGCAGAAGGTGGTGGACGAAGCCCCGGCCGCGGCCGACGAAGCGGCCGAGGCGCCGACCCCCGCGGCCGCGCCCGACGCCCAGGCCGCCGAGCCCGCCGACGAGGCCCCGGCCCCCGCCAACCCGGTCGCGGCGACCGCGCCCGCGCTCCTCCCGCTGCACGAGGCCGCGCGCGCCACGCTGGAGAAGCACGGCCTCGCCGCCCAGCGCGCCACCGTCTACCTCGTGCTCGACCGCTCCGGCTCGATGCGCAACTACTACAAGGACGGCACGGTCCAGCACCTCGCCGAGCAGGCCCTCGGCCTCTCCGTGCACCTCGACGAGCAGGCCACCGTCCCGGTCGTCTTCTTCTCCACCGACGTGGACGGCACCGCCGACCTGGACCTCGCCACCTACGAGGACCGCATCGACGAACTGCACTCCGGCCTCGGTCACATGGGCCGGACCAACTACCACTGGGCCATCGAGGCCGTCGTCACGCACTACAAGAAGTCGGGCTCCACCGACCCCGCCTTCGTCATCTTCCAGACCGACGGCGCGCCGACCTCCAAGCCCGCCGCCGAGCGGGCCCTGTGCCAGGCCGCCCAACTCCCCATCTTCTGGCAGTTCATCGGCTTCGGTGACCCCGACGCCAAGGGCTTCGACTTCCTCCGCAAGCTAGACGACCTGACCATCCCAGAGAAGCGCGTCGTGGACAACGCCGGCTTCTTCCACGCCGGTCGCGACCCCCGGAGCCTCTCCCACGAGGAGCTCTACCAGCAGTTGATGGTCGAGTTCCCGGAGTGGCTCGCCGAGGCCCGCGCCGCCAAGGTCCTCAAGGACAGCTAA